A stretch of DNA from Candidatus Zixiibacteriota bacterium:
AGCGGAGAAACTGGTCCGGCGAGCGCTCGGTCGATACCTGCTGTAAGACCTGCAGTGCAATCGCCTCCCCGCCGGCAAGACGGTCATTGATATCAAATATCAGATTGAAATACTCTGATACCGAGAATTTGTCCAGAAATCTGTGCCATTCCCCCTCAATCTGCTCACGGCTGTCGCTCAGGACTCCCCCAACCACCACTCCCTCTACCCCTATAGGGAAGAACTTCCGCCCATCCACCGCAATCGGCTCGCGATACAACTCAAATCTCTTATAGACCAGGTCTTCAAAAACTTCAGGATAAATTGGGCTCTCCAGCATCTCAGTCGGGATATAAAGAAACCTTTCATCATGGCTGTTGAGAATTTTGTCGGTGACCGAGTAAAACAAACCGGGAAGGATTGTCGTCAGATATAATTTTATCGAGGAATCAAAGAGGGCGGTGTCTCGTTTCGAGACCAGCTCTTCATACTGCGCCTCACTGAGGATTTTTATCTTGTAACTCATATGCTCTCGCCTGTAATCCGGTTGTCTACTCGTATTATCGTTCGTTAATCAGCGAAATGAGCCGATTGGTCGAGTTCTCCATCGCCTCCAGAATTTTCTGCGAATCCTCAGCTTCTTCAAACCCCCGTAATTTCAACAAATCGATTGAGCCCTGAATTCGACTCAGCGGTGTTTTCAGCTCCTGGTAAAAATCTTTACCGGTCGACGGCGCACCTTGAAGGCGTTCATTCCCCGGAAGCAACAGCGCCCGGCTCAGTTGTGTTGCTTTTATTCCCTGCGCCATTACCGCGGCGGCGGCTCGCGCAAAAGTCAGCGCCGTGGCATCCAGCGGCGAACGGTTCCAGTTACGCATTTCCGCCATGGTGATTATTCCGTAAACCAGCCCGTTAACGGCAATCGGCATTATAATTGCCGACTGCACCTCCCCGAACGCCAGCCCCTCCGCCTCGGCCGTATCCAATCGCGATTCTCCATCCTGCTGGTTTATCAGAAGCGGCCGATTCTCTCTTATAACCAGGCAGTGCCACGGAATCAGCTCTTGAGAGAGAGCCACCTCGCCGTTTCTTATCCCGGGAAATGGACGGGCTGTCTGTATCGCTTTTGTAATCAGATGGTCCCGCTCTTTGTTCAAAACTGTCACCCGTATCATAGTCGTTCGCACATTCTCGGCGAGAATTGCCGCCGCTGCCGCCAGGAAGGAATCAATATCGGTGGCCGATTCCTGCGTCTGGCAAAGGGAGCCGATTCCATTGAGAAACCGGTCCCGGTCAAAAGTAACCATCCGCAGAAACTCTTCTTCCAGCGCCGGCGACATCGCCGCCGCCAGCATTTCGCACCGTTCCAGCTCCTTATGTCCGAATCGACCCGGCTTGGGATGCCCTATGGTCACTATCCCTATCAATCGTCCATTACTGACTATCGGGACAGCCATGATTGATTTCTGCCCGCAACTCGCTATCAAAATATCAACCTGCTCACTTGGGATTTTGGTTATGTCATTTATAACCAGGCTTCTCCGCTGACGAATAAGCGGCGCCAGGAAATCTCTCTCCCTGACCGTCGTGGTCACCCCGCTCTGAAGTATGTTGCCGTTGATTCCGGCAATATAGCGGCGCAGGTCCCAGGGGCTTTTATCCGGAACCGACAGAATGAAGAATTCCGCTCCGACGGCATTATTGAAGAGAGTATATAATCCTCTTATCAGATTTTTCAATTCGGCGCGATTCTCCACCAGCGCCCGCATCTGCCTGAGGTATTCCAGCGATTTCTGCTCGAATTGTGACTGCAGTCGAATCCTCTTATGCTCTATCCTCGAAGCCAGGCGCCTTCCCAGAAGCTCCAATATTGCCCCTTCTTTCTCCTCACCTCTTTTCTCCTCGGCATCCCAGACTATCAGCGCCCCGATTATCCCACTTCCTGTTCTCAACATCACGGCATGGGAAGGATTTACTTTATGGAGAATTGTTTCGGCGCTATTTACGGTATTCTCTCTCATCATTTCGTCGCATCGCGTCTTCAGATTCTCATCCAACCCGTCACAACTGATAATCTGATTGCACCGGCTATTCAAACGAATCACGGCCGCCGCCTTGAAACCGGCCTGCCCCGATAACTGCTGTGGCAATTTGCGAATAAACGATGTTATATCCGGCTGATTTTCAGCTTCATCGGCGATACGTTCGAGATGAGTGAGGCGGCTTTCAGTATTGATATCCTCGGCTTTCGCCGCCTTCCGGGATGGCACCCAGATAGAGATTCCCGCCAGCATCAGCGTGACTCCGGTCACCATACCAATTACCAGAATCAGCTCCAGATAGACCGGTTCAGAAAGGAAAGGAATCTGTTCAAAGAGATTCTGATTGTGCGCCGACTGAACCAGCGACACCAACGCCAGAGTCGCCAGACCCGCTCGGGCATAATTGAAACTTGACTTATTTTCGGAGAAAATCTTTTCTCTCATTCTTACCAGCAGACCGAACAATGACACGAATATGACCGTAAAAAGCGAATCAAGAATGAACTGTGACACAGCCACGCTCCAGGCTCCAATTGTTTATTAGACAAAAAGTTATATGTACTCTACTTTTCGGCAAATTGGCCTGATTCATTAGCATCTATTGCCTTTCCCCGACAGGTTTGCCTCCCTCTTTTCAAGGGATTTTCCCTACAATATTCCCGCCCCCTTCCCTTCAAGCCTTCTTTGTCCTGTTGTTAATTCCTCCAAAGACAATAACTTGTCTTCGGCCCCGAACACCGGCATACCGCTTGCTCAATTCTGCCTGAAATCTTCAAGGTTATGGTTTTTCGCCGTAACTGCTCCAATATACCTAAACTCGCTTCGTGCGAGGGGGAGGATTAATGTTCAGATTTCATCATAGTCTGGCTTTTTCTTTGATTTTGACCGCCATCACCGCCTTGCTTATCGGCTGTTCCGAAGATAGCACGCTCTATTCCGGAGGCGGTTCCGCTGAAGACGATGTCTCTTTCTACTTTCCTTTGCAAACCGGAAAGGCGGTCGACTTCGTTATCAAGGATCAGGCTAATCAGAATCAGTTGAGGGAACGGTTTCTCATTGGAAATCCGGTCACCTTGATAGGTCAACAGGGATATCGCTGGCTTTCCTATGACTTAAGCTATCCCACTTATGTTGATACCGGATTTATGCAGATTCGCAATAATGCCCTTTATTATTATGATACTCCTTTTTCTCTTCCGGAAAAACTGTTGGAAGCGCCGGTTGAGGTCGGCAGATACTGGCTCCGTTTCGACCCGACTGAACTCTCTCTCGGCGATACCAACAACTATATCGATGATTTGGGTGATGGACAGAAAGACGAAGATACGACTACATTTCCCGGTGGGAACAACCACTCCGGTGGCATTGTCGGAAAGAACTATCCGACCTTCGGCTCCAATTATTTTATGATTACTGCCATTGAAGATATTCAACTTGAAGATGGCAATATCTATCGCAACTGCGTCTGCGTTGAAAATCGCTCTGGTAGCATGGTGAACCGCTACTGGTATGCCCCCGGCGCCGGACTGGTCAAGTATTCAATCGATGCCACTTCCGTAACTTATCCGGGTGGCCAGATTGTCGGCGAAATTGCGCCCCCCTCAAATCTCTAATCAGTTACCATGGACTAAAATGAAACCGGGGAGCGAGTCTCCGCTCCCCGGCAAAATCATCTCTATAATTCCGCTCACCCGGTCGCCAATTTGCTGAAATTGCGAAAATGTACCTTGGCAACTTTTGCCAGCGCCTCTTTTCCGTGTATTCTAACAAATTCCGCCGCCGCTTTATCGACCGGCTCGCCGGCGCCCTTGGGAAGAGTCATTCGATATTCCGATGACAACTGC
This window harbors:
- a CDS encoding GAF domain-containing protein, producing MSQFILDSLFTVIFVSLFGLLVRMREKIFSENKSSFNYARAGLATLALVSLVQSAHNQNLFEQIPFLSEPVYLELILVIGMVTGVTLMLAGISIWVPSRKAAKAEDINTESRLTHLERIADEAENQPDITSFIRKLPQQLSGQAGFKAAAVIRLNSRCNQIISCDGLDENLKTRCDEMMRENTVNSAETILHKVNPSHAVMLRTGSGIIGALIVWDAEEKRGEEKEGAILELLGRRLASRIEHKRIRLQSQFEQKSLEYLRQMRALVENRAELKNLIRGLYTLFNNAVGAEFFILSVPDKSPWDLRRYIAGINGNILQSGVTTTVRERDFLAPLIRQRRSLVINDITKIPSEQVDILIASCGQKSIMAVPIVSNGRLIGIVTIGHPKPGRFGHKELERCEMLAAAMSPALEEEFLRMVTFDRDRFLNGIGSLCQTQESATDIDSFLAAAAAILAENVRTTMIRVTVLNKERDHLITKAIQTARPFPGIRNGEVALSQELIPWHCLVIRENRPLLINQQDGESRLDTAEAEGLAFGEVQSAIIMPIAVNGLVYGIITMAEMRNWNRSPLDATALTFARAAAAVMAQGIKATQLSRALLLPGNERLQGAPSTGKDFYQELKTPLSRIQGSIDLLKLRGFEEAEDSQKILEAMENSTNRLISLINER